The Algoriphagus halophilus sequence TTCCCATCTTATGGGCAGTATTGATCAGGGATTTTAATTCTTCCGGTGACCCAAAACGAGAGGTGGGGGCAAAGAAGTTAGATACATGATAGCCAAAAGAGCCATAATAAGGGTGTTCCATGACGGCCATGAGCTGGATGGTATTATAACCTGCAGATTTGATCCGTGGAAGGATGTTTTGTTCAAACTCCAGATAAGTCCCTACGCCTAGTTTTTCTTGTGCCATCCCTACATGGCACTCATATATTAAAGGTTGTTTCCTGCTTTCTGCCAAAGAAAAATCTTGATCAGTCCAGGGAAAAGGAGAATCAAACCAAACTTGACCTGCAAAATCATGTGTTTCTTCATTTTGAATTACCCGGGTGATGTATACAGGGATTCTATCCAAAGCCCCATTGGCACCTATGACATGGACTTTTACCTTTGAACCATGGACGAACGTATCTTTATATTGATCAAAGGGTAAGAAAATTTCCCAATCTCCCCGAGGATTTTTTTTCATAGGGTGGGATTGTCGATCCCAATTGTTAAAGTCCCCAAAGAAATAAAGTGCTTCTGCGGCAGGGGCCCATTCCCGATAGACCCAACCATTTCTCCAACTCTCGAAATGAATCCCATAAAAATGATGGTTGCTACCATATTCCAAAATGTCCCCACAGAAATTTTCAATTTCTTGGATAGCTGATTGGTATTTACTCCAACGAAGAGAAATCTTATCACTGTATTTTTCAAGCCAAGGCTCGTCTATTACTAAATTGAGGGGGGCGGACTTTCTCACAAACATGAAATTAACTTGGCTTAATTTAGAAAAATGTAAATGGAATCAAGCATGTACTTCTTTTTTTCATTCCTGTGGAGAATTGAAAAATAAAAAGCGGTAAGAAAATTTAATTCTTACCGCTCTGATTTAAATGCTAAATTATAAAATACGTCCAGCCTCAAACAATATCTGTCTTTCTAGGGTCTGGACCATATTGATTTTCTCCTTTCTGACCTTTTTTTGCGGCCAGCCAAATAAAACCTATAAAATTGATTGGAGGTGGGATCAATAAATAAAAGGCATATTTCCAATCCAGTCCTATATCATGTAGTCTTTTAATAGCTTGAACCATTAAAATGCTGATTGATGCTATCAAAGCCACTCCCGCTCCATAAAATATCATCCAGGATTCAGTTTGGAAACTATCCCATATTAACAATAAGCACAGAATGTTGATGAAATAGAAAATCATGAACATCCACAAATACTTTCTTCTAGTTATTCTTCCCTCCGGTTTAAATGTTGAATTCATAATTTTATTAACGAACTTGATAGGAAGTTGTTTTCAAAGCAGAAATCGGAGCACCCCTGGAGTCTACTCAATGATTCTCGTAAATGAATTCTGGTTCCATCACCTCGACAGTACCTTCATCGTTGATTTTATCCAAGGTGACCACTTTCAATTCATTGACTAACATGGGGTCATATTTGGCAGAAACCCGGATATAGTTTTCGGTAAATCCGTGGATTTTCCCATTTTCAATATCCTCTTCAAATAGCACTGTAAACGTGTTGCCCAGATTTTCTTCGTAAAATTTCCTTCTTTTCTTTTCAGAAAGTATCCGTAGCATTTTGGAACGTTCGTTTCTTTTTTTCATCGGAACGACTCCTTCCATTTCAACTGCTCTGGTATTTGCACGTTCAGAGTAGGTGAAGACATGCAAGTATGAAATATCCAGTTCGTTTAAAAAATTATAGGTTTCTAGAAATAGTTCGTCTGTTTCTCCCGGAAACCCTACAATCACATCTACTCCAATACAGGCATGCGGCATCAAGGTTTTGATCTTGGAAACCCTGTCTTCATATAATTCGCGAAGATATCGTCTTCCCATTTTTCTTAAGATGGTATTGGAACCAGATTGCAATGGGATATGGAAATGGGGTACAAATCTTTTGGACTGGGCCGCAAAACTGATGATTTCATTGGTGAGTAGGTTGGGCTCAATAGAAGAAATCCTAAATCGATTAATTCCTTCCACCTCATCAAGCGCATAGACAAGGTCAGCGAATTTTTCATTTCTTTTTCCATCGACTATTCCAAAGTCACCAATATTAACTCCGGTCAAAACGATTTCTTTCACTTTGGTTCCGGCTATTTCTTTTGCAGAGGCAACGACACTTTCTATGGTGTTACTTCTACTTTTTCCTCTAGCTAATGGAATGGTACAGAAAGCACATCCATAGTTACAGCCGTCCTGAACTTTTAAAAATGTCCGAGTTCTATCATTGATGGAGTAGGCATTGTTGAAAGTAGTGGCTTCTTGGATTTCTGAGGCTAGGATTTTAGTGTCCTGGGCTTTTGCAAAATCATCCAATAGCTCGATTAACCTGAATTTTTCTGCTGCACCCAAGACTGCATCCACTCCTTTTATTTCCGAAATCTCTTTCGGCTTTA is a genomic window containing:
- a CDS encoding DUF805 domain-containing protein, translating into MNSTFKPEGRITRRKYLWMFMIFYFINILCLLLIWDSFQTESWMIFYGAGVALIASISILMVQAIKRLHDIGLDWKYAFYLLIPPPINFIGFIWLAAKKGQKGENQYGPDPRKTDIV
- the mtaB gene encoding tRNA (N(6)-L-threonylcarbamoyladenosine(37)-C(2))-methylthiotransferase MtaB, which codes for MKKVAFYTLGCKLNFSETSTISRQFEDKGYLKVDFQDNPDIFIINTCSVTENADKKCKKIVKEAKKISPNSYVTIIGCYAQLKPKEISEIKGVDAVLGAAEKFRLIELLDDFAKAQDTKILASEIQEATTFNNAYSINDRTRTFLKVQDGCNYGCAFCTIPLARGKSRSNTIESVVASAKEIAGTKVKEIVLTGVNIGDFGIVDGKRNEKFADLVYALDEVEGINRFRISSIEPNLLTNEIISFAAQSKRFVPHFHIPLQSGSNTILRKMGRRYLRELYEDRVSKIKTLMPHACIGVDVIVGFPGETDELFLETYNFLNELDISYLHVFTYSERANTRAVEMEGVVPMKKRNERSKMLRILSEKKRRKFYEENLGNTFTVLFEEDIENGKIHGFTENYIRVSAKYDPMLVNELKVVTLDKINDEGTVEVMEPEFIYENH